A window of the Candidatus Saccharibacteria bacterium oral taxon 488 genome harbors these coding sequences:
- the rpsH gene encoding 30S ribosomal protein S8, which produces MSMQTTDPIADLLTRIRNAKLVGKTEVRVPSSKMKKVIAEQLVKNGYLADVKLEDAKPRGVLVLTINEEGTNSTINEITRVSKPGRRVYVGASEIPKVKSGRGLVLISTSKGVMTGAEAAKAKLGGELLLKVY; this is translated from the coding sequence ATGTCTATGCAAACTACAGACCCAATCGCCGACCTTCTGACGCGCATTCGCAATGCGAAACTGGTTGGCAAGACGGAAGTTCGTGTTCCGTCCAGCAAGATGAAAAAAGTCATCGCTGAACAATTAGTCAAAAACGGCTACCTTGCAGATGTTAAACTAGAGGACGCCAAGCCTCGCGGTGTGCTGGTCTTGACCATCAACGAAGAAGGTACTAACAGCACCATCAACGAGATCACCCGCGTATCAAAGCCAGGCCGTCGTGTCTACGTCGGCGCTAGCGAGATTCCAAAGGTGAAAAGCGGCCGCGGTCTAGTACTCATCTCAACCTCAAAGGGTGTCATGACTGGCGCCGAAGCAGCCAAGGCTAAACTTGGTGGTGAGTTGTTGCTGAAGGTGTACTAA
- the rpsN gene encoding 30S ribosomal protein S14, giving the protein MAKKSMIARDKKRLKLIAKFAAKRAKLKELGDLIGLQKLPRNSSPTRHKNRDSISGRPRGYMRQFGLSRINFREKAAKGEIPGITKSSW; this is encoded by the coding sequence ATGGCTAAGAAATCAATGATCGCTCGCGATAAAAAGCGCCTGAAGCTGATCGCTAAGTTCGCAGCCAAACGCGCTAAATTGAAAGAACTTGGCGACCTCATAGGTCTGCAGAAACTGCCTCGTAACTCGAGCCCAACTCGGCACAAGAACCGCGACAGCATTTCCGGCCGTCCACGCGGCTACATGCGCCAGTTCGGTCTGAGCCGCATCAATTTCCGCGAAAAAGCAGCCAAAGGTGAAATCCCAGGTATAACAAAGAGTAGTTGGTAA
- the rplE gene encoding 50S ribosomal protein L5 has product MAEKKTVVPAPRLKALYQEKYLKELQAELDLKNVHQVPALEKIIVSVGTGKKKDDKRHFEIVKNTVAKITGQAPVARQAKKSIAGFSIRKGMGAPIGVSVTLRGSRMYEFMDRLINVALPRVRDFHGVGLKFDKGGNYNLGIIEQSIFPELTFEETQILHGLQVTFVIKNGDKEASKALLEKFGMPFEKKGGVR; this is encoded by the coding sequence ATGGCAGAGAAGAAAACCGTCGTGCCAGCTCCTCGCTTGAAAGCCTTGTACCAGGAGAAATACCTGAAGGAACTGCAAGCCGAACTAGATCTAAAGAACGTGCACCAAGTGCCAGCTTTGGAAAAGATCATCGTGAGCGTTGGCACCGGCAAAAAGAAAGATGACAAGCGTCACTTTGAAATCGTCAAAAACACCGTTGCAAAGATCACTGGTCAGGCACCAGTTGCCCGCCAGGCAAAGAAGTCAATCGCTGGCTTTAGCATCCGTAAAGGCATGGGTGCGCCAATTGGCGTCAGTGTCACGCTGCGCGGCAGCAGGATGTACGAGTTCATGGATCGCTTGATCAACGTGGCACTCCCACGCGTCCGCGACTTCCATGGCGTTGGCCTGAAGTTCGACAAAGGCGGTAACTACAACCTGGGTATCATCGAACAGTCAATCTTCCCAGAACTGACGTTTGAGGAAACACAGATTTTGCACGGCTTGCAGGTAACATTTGTCATCAAGAATGGCGATAAAGAAGCTTCGAAAGCCTTGCTGGAGAAGTTTGGCATGCCGTTTGAGAAGAAAGGAGGCGTCAGGTAA
- the rplX gene encoding 50S ribosomal protein L24, with protein MARIHKDDTVKIIAGKNKGTTGKVLKVNTKDQTVLVEGVGVGHRHVKPSQYNPKGGKKDIHVPMDISKVALVVDEKSGKTSRVGLVKNADGGKTRVARQAKNKEIK; from the coding sequence ATGGCTCGTATTCACAAAGATGACACCGTAAAAATCATTGCTGGTAAGAACAAAGGTACGACTGGTAAAGTCCTGAAGGTTAACACTAAAGATCAGACTGTTTTGGTCGAAGGTGTTGGCGTCGGACACCGCCACGTCAAACCAAGCCAGTACAATCCAAAAGGCGGCAAGAAAGATATCCACGTACCGATGGACATCAGCAAAGTCGCGCTGGTTGTTGACGAAAAGTCAGGCAAAACCAGCCGGGTTGGTTTAGTAAAGAACGCTGACGGCGGCAAAACTCGCGTCGCTCGCCAAGCAAAAAATAAGGAGATTAAATAA
- the rplN gene encoding 50S ribosomal protein L14 — protein MIQQESRLKVADNSGAKEVLCIRVLGGTRRRYARVGDVIVCSVKDASPTGNVKKKSVVKAVVVRTRDQIHRKDGSTICFDDNAVVIINDDKQPKATRVFGPVPRELRDMGYMKIISLAPEVL, from the coding sequence ATGATCCAACAAGAATCTCGCCTCAAAGTAGCTGACAACTCGGGTGCCAAAGAAGTATTGTGTATCCGCGTTCTCGGTGGCACCCGCCGCCGCTACGCTCGCGTTGGTGACGTGATCGTCTGTTCAGTCAAGGATGCCAGCCCAACCGGCAACGTCAAAAAGAAGTCTGTCGTCAAGGCTGTAGTGGTTCGCACTCGCGACCAAATCCACCGCAAGGACGGCTCAACCATTTGCTTTGATGACAACGCCGTGGTGATTATCAACGATGACAAACAGCCAAAGGCCACCCGTGTCTTCGGCCCAGTGCCACGCGAACTACGCGACATGGGCTACATGAAGATCATCAGCTTGGCTCCGGAGGTACTCTAA
- the rpsQ gene encoding 30S ribosomal protein S17, which produces MARRTLIGVVTSAKRDKTITVTVTSRETHPLYGKQYTVTRKYTAHDETNEAGEGDKVQIEETRPISKTKSFTLVKVIEKSRGSIKLKAEVSGEAEEETKEDDK; this is translated from the coding sequence ATGGCCCGACGAACACTGATTGGCGTCGTAACGAGTGCCAAGCGCGACAAGACCATCACTGTGACGGTCACCAGCCGCGAAACGCATCCGCTCTACGGCAAACAGTACACCGTGACTCGCAAGTACACTGCTCATGATGAGACCAATGAGGCAGGCGAAGGCGACAAGGTGCAGATCGAAGAGACGCGCCCAATTTCCAAGACCAAGAGCTTTACCCTGGTCAAGGTGATTGAAAAGTCTCGCGGTTCTATCAAACTAAAGGCTGAAGTTTCTGGCGAAGCTGAGGAAGAGACCAAGGAGGACGACAAATGA
- the rpmC gene encoding 50S ribosomal protein L29, with protein sequence MADAKKTAKAAVLKTVDDLKKELAEKRNDLLQAKRSHAAGELVNPKALRSLRKDIARLLTQINEKESK encoded by the coding sequence ATGGCTGACGCAAAGAAAACTGCAAAAGCAGCAGTTTTAAAGACCGTTGATGATTTGAAGAAGGAACTCGCCGAAAAGCGAAATGACCTGCTTCAAGCAAAGCGTTCTCACGCTGCTGGCGAATTAGTTAATCCAAAAGCGCTGCGTTCACTCCGCAAGGACATCGCACGCCTGCTGACACAAATTAACGAAAAGGAGAGCAAGTAA
- the rplP gene encoding 50S ribosomal protein L16 → MLLPKKTKHRKVRIGKNRGQATRGNYIAFGDFALQSQSNERINSRQIESARQAMTRYIKRGGKIWIRIFPHTPVTRKPLGLKMGGGKGNPEFFVAKVKAGTVMFEMQGVSEEVAREAMRLASHKLPVKCKFIKREDA, encoded by the coding sequence ATGCTGTTACCAAAGAAAACCAAGCACCGCAAAGTGCGCATCGGTAAAAACCGTGGTCAAGCAACCCGTGGTAATTACATCGCGTTCGGCGACTTTGCACTGCAATCACAATCAAACGAGCGCATCAACTCCCGCCAAATCGAGTCTGCTCGTCAGGCAATGACCCGCTACATCAAGCGTGGTGGTAAGATTTGGATTCGGATTTTCCCACACACCCCAGTTACTCGCAAGCCACTTGGTTTGAAGATGGGTGGTGGTAAAGGTAATCCAGAGTTCTTTGTTGCTAAGGTGAAGGCCGGCACAGTGATGTTTGAAATGCAGGGCGTTTCAGAGGAAGTCGCTCGTGAGGCAATGCGCCTGGCTAGCCACAAACTACCAGTCAAATGTAAGTTCATCAAGCGGGAGGACGCATAA
- the rpsC gene encoding 30S ribosomal protein S3, which translates to MGQKVNPINFRLQVHKNWSSRWFTANKKEFAEAIRQDHEIRELIEKKFASRPTINRIEIERSANLITVTIHTAKAGVVIGRGGAGVNELKKQVEKIVGQAVRINIEEVRRPELAAKLVAENIARQLERRINFRRATKMTAQNTMSAGAKGIRIEVAGRLNGAEMARREKVIEGSVPLHTLRADIDFHCARAQTPAGIIGVKVWIYKGERSR; encoded by the coding sequence ATGGGTCAAAAAGTGAATCCAATCAACTTCCGCCTACAAGTTCACAAGAACTGGAGCTCTCGTTGGTTTACGGCCAATAAGAAAGAGTTTGCGGAGGCAATTCGCCAGGATCACGAAATCCGCGAATTGATTGAGAAGAAATTTGCCTCACGCCCAACCATCAATCGCATTGAGATTGAGCGGAGTGCTAACTTGATCACGGTAACTATTCACACGGCAAAAGCTGGTGTGGTGATCGGCCGTGGCGGTGCGGGCGTGAATGAATTGAAAAAGCAAGTTGAGAAAATTGTCGGTCAGGCGGTTCGCATCAACATCGAAGAAGTCCGCCGACCGGAACTAGCAGCCAAATTGGTGGCAGAAAACATCGCCCGCCAGTTGGAACGCCGCATCAATTTCCGCCGCGCAACCAAAATGACCGCACAAAACACCATGAGCGCTGGTGCCAAAGGTATCCGCATCGAGGTGGCTGGTCGTTTGAACGGTGCTGAAATGGCACGCCGCGAAAAGGTGATCGAGGGCTCAGTGCCGCTTCACACCCTTCGCGCTGATATTGACTTCCACTGTGCTCGCGCCCAGACACCGGCTGGTATCATCGGCGTGAAAGTGTGGATTTATAAGGGAGAAAGGAGTCGCTAA
- a CDS encoding 50S ribosomal protein L22 has protein sequence MADTTYTVRAYAKGVDQTPRKVSLVAALVRGRTVADALVILEHVPKRAALPVKKAIDSAKANAINNHGLDAKSLVITTLSVTTGTRLRRFKPASRGRALPFQKKTSNILVEVTGTEKPKKAPAKKLETKAKAETKPAKPAAKKAAETTAKKEEK, from the coding sequence ATGGCTGATACTACGTATACTGTTCGCGCTTACGCCAAAGGTGTTGACCAAACACCACGCAAGGTTAGCTTGGTGGCTGCCCTAGTACGCGGCCGCACCGTCGCTGATGCATTGGTTATTTTGGAGCACGTGCCAAAACGCGCTGCTTTGCCAGTCAAAAAGGCAATCGACAGCGCCAAGGCAAACGCCATCAACAATCACGGTTTGGACGCCAAAAGCTTGGTGATCACTACCTTGAGTGTTACTACTGGTACACGCCTGCGCCGCTTTAAGCCAGCATCACGCGGTCGTGCCTTGCCATTCCAGAAAAAGACGTCAAACATCTTGGTCGAAGTAACTGGTACTGAGAAACCAAAGAAAGCGCCTGCGAAAAAACTAGAGACCAAGGCAAAGGCAGAGACCAAACCTGCCAAGCCTGCAGCGAAAAAAGCCGCCGAAACCACGGCAAAAAAGGAGGAGAAGTAA
- the rpsS gene encoding 30S ribosomal protein S19, whose translation MSRSLKKGPFVDVKLAKKVAALSLDDRTVIKTWARASTITPEMVGRTIAVYNGKMHVPVLITENMVGHKLGEFSPTRKFRKHGGKDKK comes from the coding sequence ATGAGTCGTTCATTAAAGAAAGGTCCATTCGTCGATGTGAAGCTTGCGAAAAAAGTCGCTGCTCTCAGCCTTGACGATCGAACCGTTATCAAAACGTGGGCGCGCGCTTCGACTATCACCCCAGAAATGGTCGGTCGAACGATTGCTGTCTACAACGGTAAGATGCACGTGCCTGTGCTGATTACCGAAAATATGGTTGGCCACAAACTCGGTGAGTTTAGCCCAACTCGTAAGTTCCGTAAGCACGGCGGAAAGGATAAGAAGTAA
- the rplB gene encoding 50S ribosomal protein L2, which translates to MPVKAYNPTTPARRGMTSQDLSDITTRKPLKSLIKAKKQNAGRNNQGRITVRHRGGGVRRHYRLVNHNLPAGLTLTVEEIEYDPNRSARIARVKDQYNLYHYVLADTSMVKGKTIQTGEEAPIEASNRLPLSAIPVGTMIYAIELTAGKGAQMVRAAGAKAQLMAKEGNYATIKLPSGEVRKVRLEATAAIGTVGNVQHQNVKIGSAGRRRRKGIRPTVRGVVMNAADHPHGGGDGGRHGTGKAPRTPWGQLTLGYRTRRRKGSNKLIVRTRHDAKRKR; encoded by the coding sequence ATGCCAGTGAAAGCTTACAATCCAACCACTCCTGCTCGTCGCGGCATGACGAGTCAGGATTTGTCGGATATCACGACAAGAAAACCGCTCAAAAGTCTGATCAAAGCCAAAAAGCAAAATGCCGGCCGCAACAACCAAGGCCGTATCACCGTGCGTCATCGCGGCGGTGGCGTTCGCCGTCACTACCGTTTGGTGAACCACAATTTGCCGGCTGGTCTGACGCTGACGGTTGAAGAAATTGAGTACGATCCAAACCGCTCAGCACGCATCGCTCGAGTGAAAGATCAGTACAATTTGTACCACTACGTATTGGCCGACACCTCGATGGTCAAGGGCAAGACGATTCAGACTGGCGAGGAAGCACCAATCGAGGCCTCAAACCGCCTGCCGCTGTCTGCTATCCCTGTTGGTACGATGATTTATGCTATTGAACTGACTGCCGGCAAAGGTGCGCAAATGGTTCGCGCCGCTGGTGCCAAAGCTCAGTTGATGGCCAAAGAAGGCAATTACGCAACCATCAAATTGCCATCTGGTGAAGTTCGCAAAGTTCGCCTGGAAGCAACCGCTGCCATCGGTACAGTCGGTAACGTCCAGCACCAGAACGTGAAGATCGGTTCAGCTGGCCGCCGCCGCCGCAAGGGTATTCGCCCAACCGTGCGCGGTGTCGTCATGAACGCCGCAGATCACCCACATGGTGGTGGTGACGGTGGTCGCCACGGTACTGGTAAAGCGCCACGTACGCCATGGGGTCAATTGACGCTGGGTTATCGAACTCGCCGCCGTAAAGGCTCAAATAAATTAATCGTACGCACGCGTCACGACGCGAAGAGGAAGAGGTAG
- a CDS encoding 50S ribosomal protein L23, whose product MKQMTIIPRISEKAYAVSANGVYVFRVPLNLNKNEIKAAVEAQFDVTVLKVKTLVQDGKAVRFSRGKNRYPGTTTRKDWKKAYVTLKDGDKLDVFDAVEQQMEETK is encoded by the coding sequence ATGAAACAGATGACAATTATCCCACGCATCAGCGAGAAAGCCTACGCCGTGAGCGCCAACGGCGTGTACGTGTTCCGCGTTCCGCTGAACCTGAATAAAAACGAGATCAAAGCAGCAGTTGAAGCGCAATTTGACGTCACCGTTCTGAAGGTAAAAACCTTGGTACAAGACGGCAAAGCTGTGCGTTTCTCACGAGGCAAAAACCGCTATCCTGGCACGACTACGCGCAAGGATTGGAAGAAAGCTTACGTGACGCTGAAAGATGGCGATAAGCTCGATGTGTTTGACGCAGTAGAGCAGCAGATGGAGGAGACCAAGTAA
- the rplD gene encoding 50S ribosomal protein L4, protein MAESTKLPKDIFAVEVPNHELLKLAYDSYLANARLASATTKQRGEVSGGGKKPWKQKGTGRARFGSTRNPIWRGGGVVFGPRGNENYTKKLSKTAKKVAIRQALTVANEAKKIVVKDIKTTGKTKEVATFLADNKFERRVLIVVDEKTPELMRASNNIQSVLVIRASYLSVYHILNADTIVMTPKALPVITEWLSKEEA, encoded by the coding sequence ATGGCTGAATCAACCAAACTTCCTAAAGACATTTTTGCTGTTGAAGTGCCAAATCACGAACTATTGAAATTGGCATATGACAGTTATCTAGCAAACGCTCGTTTGGCAAGCGCAACCACCAAGCAGCGCGGTGAAGTTTCCGGTGGTGGTAAAAAGCCATGGAAGCAAAAGGGAACTGGTCGAGCACGTTTCGGTTCAACCCGTAACCCAATCTGGCGCGGCGGTGGTGTGGTCTTTGGTCCGCGCGGCAACGAAAACTACACCAAAAAATTGTCTAAAACCGCCAAGAAAGTGGCAATTCGCCAAGCCTTGACGGTAGCCAATGAGGCAAAGAAAATTGTCGTCAAGGACATCAAGACGACGGGCAAGACCAAAGAGGTCGCAACCTTCTTGGCTGACAACAAGTTTGAGCGCCGCGTACTGATCGTCGTCGACGAAAAGACGCCAGAATTGATGCGCGCGAGCAACAACATTCAGAGCGTATTGGTAATCCGCGCGAGCTACCTCAGCGTTTACCACATTCTGAATGCGGATACTATTGTCATGACCCCGAAAGCTCTGCCAGTAATCACTGAGTGGCTGAGTAAGGAGGAAGCGTAA
- a CDS encoding 50S ribosomal protein L3 — MKTLLGTKLGMTQLLAEDGKAIPVTLIQAGPVTVTQVKTVETDGYNAVQVAYGEGKNLSKAVAGHVKPAQVTPKHIREFRVDEIPEGLKVGDEINVSAFEVGDSVDATGTSKGKGFAGTIKRHNFKRHRKTHGGKGNTRKPGSIGSMYPQKVFKGKTMAGHMGHERVTVKNLEVAYVDPETNLIGVKGAVPGPRKGLIILGGNK, encoded by the coding sequence GTGAAAACACTTCTCGGTACCAAACTTGGTATGACCCAGCTCTTGGCTGAAGACGGCAAAGCCATTCCGGTGACGCTGATCCAAGCCGGCCCTGTCACCGTGACTCAGGTGAAGACTGTCGAAACCGACGGTTACAATGCGGTGCAGGTCGCTTATGGAGAGGGTAAGAACCTGAGCAAGGCCGTGGCTGGACACGTCAAGCCAGCCCAAGTGACCCCGAAGCACATTCGGGAATTCCGCGTCGACGAGATCCCTGAGGGTCTCAAAGTTGGCGACGAAATCAACGTTTCCGCGTTCGAAGTCGGCGATTCTGTCGATGCAACCGGAACCAGCAAAGGTAAAGGTTTCGCTGGAACCATTAAACGCCACAACTTTAAGCGTCACCGCAAGACGCACGGTGGTAAAGGTAATACTCGTAAGCCAGGTTCAATTGGCTCGATGTATCCACAGAAAGTGTTCAAGGGTAAGACGATGGCTGGCCATATGGGTCACGAGCGTGTTACGGTCAAGAACCTGGAAGTGGCATATGTTGACCCAGAGACCAATCTGATCGGGGTGAAGGGCGCTGTGCCTGGGCCACGAAAAGGGCTGATCATTTTAGGAGGTAACAAGTAA
- the fusA gene encoding elongation factor G: MAANVPLQNFRNIGIIAHIDAGKTTTTEGILYRTGLTHKIGVVKGDGDGATTDWMAQEKERGITITSAAVTCFWKDHKINIIDTPGHIDFTAEVERSLRVLDGAVTVFDGKMGVEAQSETVWRQANKYGVPRICFVNKINQTGGDFYKSLESIHNRLSKQAFPIHLPIGFEKTINGVVDLIDMKAYTYDDYTDHELKVGEIPADMLEKAKNARSLLVENAVEADDELMMKFLDQGEEAITIDELKMALRKRVLAGDFYLVTGGDGRGVIVEKLLDLMVDFLPSPLDVDEIWGKNPKTGDEVSRKPSDKEPLSALAFKIAADPFVGKLIFVRVYSGVLNSGSYVLNTTTGDKERIGRIVRMHADKREDIDKIAAGDIAAVVGLKNTGTGNTLTDPAHPIALESIEFPEPPVSIAVEPKSKADQEKMALALQRLSEEDPTFRIHTDEETGQTIMSGMGELHLDILIDRMKREFKVEANIGEPQVAFRESIKGRAEVQGKHAKQSGGRGQYGDVWVRFEPNEAGKGFEFIDEIKGGVVPQEYRPAVMKGIKETLEGGVIAGYPVVDVKATLYDGSYHDVDSSELAFSLAGSLAAREGIKQATPILLEPVMKVEVTTPEEFMGDIIGDLNSRRGRIDAMEDLMGGAKLVKAFVPLANMFGYTSDIRSMSQGRAASTMELAQYEEVPPNVAQEIIEKRNA; the protein is encoded by the coding sequence ATGGCAGCAAACGTTCCATTACAAAACTTTAGAAATATTGGTATCATTGCCCATATTGACGCCGGTAAAACGACGACAACTGAGGGCATTTTATACCGCACTGGCTTGACGCATAAGATTGGTGTGGTTAAAGGCGATGGCGATGGCGCCACCACCGACTGGATGGCACAGGAAAAAGAGCGCGGTATCACTATTACTTCGGCAGCGGTGACCTGCTTCTGGAAAGATCACAAGATTAACATTATCGACACGCCAGGGCACATCGACTTTACTGCTGAGGTGGAGCGCTCGCTGCGCGTACTCGACGGTGCAGTGACGGTGTTTGACGGCAAAATGGGTGTCGAGGCGCAGTCTGAAACCGTCTGGCGCCAGGCTAACAAATACGGCGTGCCGCGCATTTGCTTCGTTAACAAGATTAACCAGACTGGCGGCGACTTCTACAAATCTCTGGAATCAATTCACAATCGCCTCAGCAAGCAAGCCTTTCCAATTCACTTGCCAATTGGTTTTGAGAAGACGATTAACGGCGTGGTTGACTTGATTGACATGAAAGCTTACACCTATGACGACTATACCGATCACGAGTTGAAGGTCGGCGAAATCCCAGCTGACATGCTGGAGAAAGCGAAGAATGCCCGCAGCTTGCTAGTGGAGAATGCCGTTGAAGCTGACGACGAATTGATGATGAAATTCCTTGATCAAGGCGAGGAAGCGATTACTATCGATGAGCTGAAAATGGCGCTGCGCAAGCGCGTGCTGGCTGGCGACTTCTATCTGGTGACTGGCGGCGACGGCCGCGGCGTCATCGTAGAGAAGCTGCTTGACTTGATGGTTGACTTCTTACCAAGCCCGCTGGACGTTGACGAAATTTGGGGTAAAAATCCAAAGACTGGCGACGAAGTGAGCCGCAAGCCGTCGGACAAAGAACCGCTCTCAGCCCTAGCGTTTAAGATTGCTGCCGATCCGTTTGTCGGTAAATTGATTTTCGTACGCGTGTATTCTGGCGTACTGAATTCAGGCAGCTACGTCCTGAACACCACCACTGGCGACAAGGAACGCATCGGTCGTATCGTGCGCATGCATGCTGATAAGCGCGAAGATATCGACAAGATCGCTGCTGGCGACATTGCCGCAGTGGTTGGCTTGAAGAACACTGGTACAGGTAATACCTTGACTGATCCAGCGCATCCGATTGCTCTGGAATCAATTGAGTTCCCAGAGCCGCCAGTTTCTATCGCCGTTGAGCCAAAGTCAAAGGCTGACCAAGAAAAAATGGCGCTGGCTTTGCAGCGTTTGTCCGAGGAAGACCCAACCTTCCGCATTCACACTGATGAAGAAACCGGCCAGACGATCATGTCCGGCATGGGTGAGTTACACCTGGATATCCTGATCGACCGTATGAAGCGCGAGTTCAAGGTTGAAGCTAATATCGGTGAGCCGCAAGTGGCCTTCCGCGAGTCAATCAAGGGCCGCGCCGAAGTCCAAGGTAAGCACGCCAAGCAGTCTGGTGGCCGCGGTCAATACGGTGACGTCTGGGTACGCTTTGAGCCGAATGAGGCAGGCAAGGGCTTTGAATTCATCGACGAGATTAAGGGCGGCGTGGTTCCTCAGGAATATCGCCCAGCTGTCATGAAGGGTATCAAGGAAACCTTGGAAGGCGGCGTTATCGCTGGCTATCCAGTGGTTGATGTCAAGGCGACGCTGTACGATGGTTCATACCACGATGTTGACTCCTCAGAACTAGCCTTCTCATTGGCGGGGAGCTTGGCAGCTCGTGAAGGTATCAAGCAGGCAACACCAATTCTGCTCGAGCCAGTCATGAAGGTTGAAGTAACCACTCCAGAAGAGTTCATGGGCGACATCATCGGTGACCTGAACTCACGCCGCGGCCGCATTGACGCCATGGAAGATTTGATGGGCGGCGCCAAACTAGTCAAGGCCTTTGTGCCACTGGCGAACATGTTTGGCTACACCTCGGACATCCGCTCGATGTCACAGGGCCGTGCAGCCAGCACCATGGAGCTCGCGCAGTACGAGGAAGTACCACCAAACGTGGCGCAGGAGATTATCGAGAAGCGCAACGCCTAG
- a CDS encoding YajQ family cyclic di-GMP-binding protein, producing MASFSFDIVSEIDKAELNNVFMQAEKEIQGRYDFKGTNAGIDWLDDKKGLKLTGDNEWQVDAVLDIVRKKLAARGQSSKVLDLTKEKVTSNLKTTWEIPFKQGLDQPTAKRIATDIRAAVPKAKPQIQGDLVRVTSASKDELQKVISLVRENDYDTPLQCVNYR from the coding sequence ATGGCAAGTTTTTCATTTGATATCGTGTCAGAAATTGACAAAGCCGAGCTGAATAATGTTTTCATGCAGGCGGAAAAAGAAATCCAAGGGCGGTACGATTTTAAGGGAACGAATGCTGGGATTGATTGGCTGGATGATAAAAAAGGTCTGAAACTCACTGGTGATAATGAGTGGCAGGTTGATGCGGTGCTGGATATCGTGCGCAAGAAACTGGCGGCTCGGGGTCAGTCGAGCAAAGTCCTCGACCTCACCAAAGAAAAAGTCACCTCAAATCTCAAAACCACGTGGGAAATTCCTTTCAAACAGGGCCTCGACCAGCCGACCGCCAAGCGCATCGCTACCGACATTCGCGCTGCCGTACCCAAAGCCAAGCCGCAAATCCAAGGCGACCTTGTCCGCGTTACTTCCGCTTCGAAAGACGAGTTGCAAAAAGTCATTAGCCTGGTGCGTGAGAATGATTATGACACGCCGCTACAGTGCGTGAATTATCGGTAA
- the rpsG gene encoding 30S ribosomal protein S7 codes for MPRKVTKKLQRQLQPDRRYQSVLVQRLINKSMLDGKKLAAERAVYTALETAAKKLDSEDPLAVFEKALKNVSPNFEVKSRRVGGANYQIPFPVQGHRQLHYAFSWLVQSARARSGMPYSQRLALEIIDAYNEAGAAFKKKEDTHKMAEANRAFAHFARG; via the coding sequence ATGCCTCGTAAAGTTACCAAGAAATTACAACGCCAATTGCAACCTGACCGCCGCTACCAAAGCGTGTTAGTACAGCGCTTGATCAACAAGTCAATGCTGGACGGCAAGAAGTTGGCAGCTGAACGGGCTGTTTACACTGCGCTGGAAACGGCTGCCAAGAAATTGGATTCAGAAGATCCATTGGCAGTGTTTGAGAAAGCCTTGAAAAACGTCAGTCCAAACTTTGAGGTGAAGAGCCGCCGCGTCGGTGGTGCTAACTACCAGATTCCATTCCCAGTTCAGGGACACCGGCAGCTGCACTACGCGTTTAGCTGGCTGGTGCAATCAGCTCGGGCTCGCAGCGGTATGCCATACTCGCAGCGTTTGGCACTGGAAATCATTGACGCCTACAACGAAGCTGGTGCTGCCTTCAAGAAGAAGGAAGACACCCACAAGATGGCCGAAGCCAACCGCGCCTTTGCGCACTTTGCTCGCGGCTAA